The following nucleotide sequence is from Juglans microcarpa x Juglans regia isolate MS1-56 chromosome 6D, Jm3101_v1.0, whole genome shotgun sequence.
AGCCTCTGCATTTATCTTCGGCTGAGAATCTGAGTTTGAAAGCTAGGAGGGATCCGATCAAATGCGAGGCTTACGATGCGGCGGACAGCGCGAAGCCGGTCAAGCCAGTGGAGCCGGAGGCGGTGAATAAGGTGAAGATCGGAATTTATTTCGCAACGTGGTGGGCTTTGAACGTAGTGTTCAATATCTACAACAAGAAGGTTTTGAATGCGTACCCGTACCCGTGGCTGACCTCGACGCTCTCGCTTGCTTGTGGTTCTCTCATGATGCTGATCTCTTGGGCCACTAGGATAGCCGAGGCACCGAAGACCGATTTTGAGTTCTGGAAGACTTTGTTTCCGGTGAGTGGGAACCTCGgttttgtttggttggtgagaaagtagagtgaatggaaagaaaaatgaagtttttagTATGTATGCCTCTTTATGTGGTTTCGCATTtgatcttttagtttttttttagtaatcctgcatatatttgtttgaattatGAAAAGTTAGAAAATTGCCCTtctgtttggctgccgagaaagttaagaaaaaagaaagtgatgTTTTTGTATTGTGTGCTTATGTTGTGTGGTGTAATACATGAAGAAAATGACTTTATTCATCCAAGTAGGCCCAAGTTGTTGAATTTAGTGCAGCTTTGTGGGGGGTTTTAGTGGTGGAAGCTCTGAACTCATAAACTATGATTCCATTTAGCCACATCTTATTGACAACAAAGCACACACAATTAGGGGTTTTGGTGTTTCTAGAGTTCGTCATATGCCTTGGGTTATTGCGATGCTTGAATTCTTTGGCTTTCTTTAAAGGATTGTGAACTCagtctctctctcgttttcaaTAGGTTGCTGTGGCGCATACAATTGGTCATGTTGCGGCAACTGTGAGTATGTCAAAGGTTGCAGTTTCATTCACCCACATCATCAAGAGTGGTGAGCCTGCTTTCAGTGTATTGGTTTCAAGATTCCTGTTGGGTGAGAGCTTCCCGGTGCCAGTTTACCTGTCACTCATTCCAATTATTGGCGGTTGTGCTCTTGCTGCTGTAACTGAGCTCAACTTCAACATGATCGGTacaaaaacaaactatatattGTAACTCTTGCAATTATTATCTTAGAATGTTGGTATTGCATTATTATTTGTTCTTCTTTTCCTGATGTATATTTAGTttgtgacatatatatatatatatatatatatatctttatatatgtgtatttatatatatcttgtctAGCTGATTAGAATAGGCAGAAAAAGATACTCCCCAAATTCTTGACATTAACTTTGGACTGCAGAACGCAAAAACTTTTGTTTAGTTAGGCTAAGTCGCAGGATATCTGTTTTgtcttgtataaaaaaaaataaattgtatatattacCCCTTGGCCCTTTTGTTGTCAGCATTCAATTTGaagatttaaggtttttttttttttgtatgtctTCCATATCCATCATAAGATGCAAAACTTGCTTGCTGTTTATTTTTCCAACCCAGGAATCTCCAGTCAGTTGTTGAcactatttgttttgtttttggaataCTTTGTGCCTTGGAGAACGTTTTATGCATTGGTGTAGttgttcttgattttcttttaggGTTTGTTTTCAGAACCCTGAATTTGGTTTGTTGACTTTCTCTACTTCAGGTTTTATGGGGGCCATGATATCAAACTTGGCATTTGTCTTCCGAAACATATTCTCAAAGAGAGGCATGAAGGGAAAGTCCGTTAGTGGAATGAACTATTATGCTTGTCTTTCTATGTTATCCCTTTTAATTCTCACACCATTTGCCATTGCTGTGGAGGGACCACAGATGTGGGCAACTGGTTGGCAAACAGCCATGTCTCAAATTGGTCCGCAATTCGTATGGTAATTTTTTGACAACTACCAATTTAGATGTCCTTGTTCTGTTTGGTTGCACAGTTGCAGTCTACTTCATATGTGTGTGGTCTCCCATGATAGATTACGGGGATGAATGGTGAATCAATTGTTTGAAGTAATATTGGGTTGAACAATATGTTTCATACCATCGTTTCACTTTTGGAGATTATAGATCTGCCTTCTCCTTCTCACCTAGACGTTTTAGGTGCACGATAAttgcagttttttttattttaattcctccCGAGTAATTAGGAAACTGTGAGCCAACTTGTGATAGCTTGTCtataaatctattttctttctgttaTTCATGCTCAAGACTTTGAATTGTACCGGAAGGAGTCTAGAATCGTCATCTGAATGATAATGCTGTCTCCATATAGCATCAAGGGGCCTGAAACAGTCTATATAAATTCACGATTTCCAACATATTAGACTATTTGCAGATTCAAAAGAAAAGCTTACTTCTTTTAGCCCCAGGCTTCAGCTCATGTGATAAAAGTTAGGTTCGGATTGGGGTAGGTCTCAGATTCAATGCTCTgacaagaaaagataaattgaagacaataaagaagaaaaaatgtagtTTTTTGTGATAGTCAAATGCATATTATTTGGATTGTTATATGATTGACAGTGTTTGATACTCATGGTGCCTTagatccttttgttttttcaattacTTGTTAACTGATGTTTTACGAGGTTTCCCTGGAATGTATATACTGTATTTCCTGTTTGGATTCCTTTTCGACTAATTGTAATTTGTGTGGGTGTTAATTGTGCGTGATAGGTGGTTGGCAGCGCAGAGCGTGTTCTATCATCTCTATAACCAGGTCTCATACATGTCCCTGGACCAGATCTCTCCCTTGACATTCAGCATTGGAAACACCATGAAACGTATATCTGTCATAGTCTCCTCAATCATCATTTTCCACACACCAGTCCAGCCCGTCAATGCTCTTGGAGCTGCGATCGCAGTTCTTGGAACCTTCTTGTATTCCCAGGTACTTCCCTGTTCTGTTTATGAGTTGAGCATGATTGCTCA
It contains:
- the LOC121234309 gene encoding glucose-6-phosphate/phosphate translocator 1, chloroplastic-like, which produces MICSVKQSVTTTINGSDLFLRKRSPAHPIQRSSLFLPVLRKPQGFSLSVSKPLHLSSAENLSLKARRDPIKCEAYDAADSAKPVKPVEPEAVNKVKIGIYFATWWALNVVFNIYNKKVLNAYPYPWLTSTLSLACGSLMMLISWATRIAEAPKTDFEFWKTLFPVAVAHTIGHVAATVSMSKVAVSFTHIIKSGEPAFSVLVSRFLLGESFPVPVYLSLIPIIGGCALAAVTELNFNMIGFMGAMISNLAFVFRNIFSKRGMKGKSVSGMNYYACLSMLSLLILTPFAIAVEGPQMWATGWQTAMSQIGPQFVWWLAAQSVFYHLYNQVSYMSLDQISPLTFSIGNTMKRISVIVSSIIIFHTPVQPVNALGAAIAVLGTFLYSQAKQ